Proteins encoded within one genomic window of Fusobacterium sp. SYSU M8D902:
- a CDS encoding Nif3-like dinuclear metal center hexameric protein produces MIAQQIINGLEERYPKRLAEDWDNVGLLLGDNKQEIKKVQLSLDITDKVIENAVKNGVNMIVTHHPFIFKGIKNIDFSTTIGKKIRDLIKNDISVYSIHTNLDSAQGGLNDYLLSLLDICESKVIDKNSENESCGIGRLYKLKEETLLKEYIVQLKERFQLENLRVIAESDEVKIKRVALINGSGMSYWRKVKSLGADLFITGDVGYHEALEAKESGLAVIDIGHFEGEQHFVRLLKTYFEKINIDVIIYNDGPTFKIY; encoded by the coding sequence ATGATAGCTCAACAAATTATCAATGGTTTAGAGGAGAGGTATCCAAAAAGATTGGCTGAAGATTGGGACAATGTTGGTCTGTTGTTAGGGGATAATAAGCAGGAGATAAAAAAAGTTCAGTTATCTTTGGATATTACTGATAAAGTTATTGAAAATGCAGTAAAAAATGGTGTTAATATGATAGTAACACATCACCCATTCATATTTAAAGGGATTAAAAATATTGATTTTAGTACAACGATTGGAAAAAAGATAAGAGATTTAATAAAAAATGATATTAGTGTATACTCTATACATACAAATTTAGACTCAGCTCAGGGAGGATTGAATGACTATCTTTTGAGTTTACTTGACATCTGTGAAAGTAAAGTCATTGATAAGAACTCTGAAAATGAGAGTTGTGGTATAGGTAGACTGTATAAATTGAAAGAGGAAACACTTTTAAAAGAGTATATTGTTCAATTAAAAGAGAGATTTCAATTGGAAAATTTAAGGGTAATAGCAGAAAGTGATGAAGTTAAAATAAAAAGAGTGGCCCTTATAAATGGATCAGGAATGAGCTATTGGAGAAAAGTTAAGAGTTTGGGAGCAGATCTTTTTATAACAGGAGATGTAGGTTATCATGAGGCACTAGAAGCCAAAGAGAGTGGATTAGCTGTAATAGATATAGGTCATTTTGAAGGAGAACAGCATTTTGTAAGACTTTTAAAAACTTACTTTGAAAAAATTAATATTGATGTTATAATTTATAATGATGGACCCACATTTAAAATTTATTAA
- a CDS encoding sigma-70 family RNA polymerase sigma factor — MEKINVLDFERSVIAEYTSDIEFLKFLEKNGKKELNLDYSKLELKELEDEDLDTLGEETVLDYLEEVASITLTNEIEGEDFVVQNLPAVASIAFNYLREGVAYLDVVQEGTMGLIKGIEAYKGEIHGDFDNYKNYWIVREMVLFIESKINDIKNEFKSFFKGKRENFGKTQEEESDKSEVYLTEEDLLPNLEAIDKREKLMEKTMDFFALKNRLSKRQIDVLNYYFGFGVDRRYSTFEIEEKLGLNKGDGEVIFEQALLILSTMEGKMFL; from the coding sequence ATGGAAAAAATTAACGTGTTAGATTTTGAGAGAAGTGTAATAGCAGAGTATACATCAGATATAGAGTTTTTAAAATTTTTGGAGAAAAATGGGAAAAAGGAATTAAACTTAGATTATTCAAAACTTGAGTTAAAAGAGCTAGAGGATGAGGATTTAGATACACTGGGAGAAGAGACAGTGTTGGATTATCTAGAAGAGGTAGCTAGTATTACTTTAACAAATGAGATAGAGGGGGAGGATTTTGTAGTTCAAAATCTTCCAGCAGTGGCTTCAATTGCTTTTAATTACTTGAGAGAGGGAGTAGCCTACTTAGATGTTGTTCAAGAGGGGACAATGGGGCTTATAAAGGGAATAGAAGCTTATAAAGGCGAAATACATGGTGATTTCGATAACTATAAAAATTATTGGATAGTTAGAGAGATGGTACTATTCATAGAGAGTAAGATAAATGATATAAAAAATGAATTTAAAAGCTTTTTCAAGGGTAAGAGAGAGAATTTTGGAAAAACTCAAGAGGAAGAAAGTGATAAATCAGAGGTTTATTTGACAGAGGAGGATCTTTTACCGAATTTAGAGGCCATAGATAAGAGAGAAAAACTTATGGAAAAAACTATGGATTTCTTTGCTTTAAAAAACAGATTGAGTAAGAGACAGATAGATGTATTAAATTACTACTTTGGTTTTGGTGTAGATAGAAGATATTCAACTTTTGAGATTGAAGAGAAGCTAGGATTAAATAAAGGTGATGGTGAAGTTATTTTTGAACAAGCACTTTTAATTTTATCTACAATGGAAGGGAAGATGTTTTTATGA